A genomic window from Candidatus Kouleothrix ribensis includes:
- a CDS encoding phosphotransferase family protein — protein sequence MAASDPTALAARLATFLTANAGAPAEVTGLSRLAGGASLATWSIEATLGGVPHALVLRMDLASTMNPAALSRAHEFALLHAAVAGGVLAPQPRWCDPDGAALGRSGFLMDYVAGESIGPRVLRRPDLAAARARLAGQMATQLARIHTLDTATLAFLPRPPAGHSPARHALDGVRMLLAAIGYTSPALEFGLRWLEQHAPACPRPSLVHGDFRVGNLLVGPDGLRAVIDWEFAHIGDPLEDLAWPCVRDWRFGNDALPVGGVGELAPFLAAYEAASGRTVDRRALRYWEILGNLRWAATCHSQAHRHLSGADPSVEYVSLGRRAAEIELEFLTLIEAKQDF from the coding sequence ATGGCAGCATCCGATCCAACCGCGCTCGCCGCACGCCTGGCCACGTTCCTGACCGCCAATGCCGGCGCACCGGCCGAGGTGACTGGACTGAGCAGGCTCGCCGGTGGCGCCTCGCTGGCCACATGGTCGATCGAGGCCACGCTCGGCGGTGTGCCCCACGCGCTGGTACTGCGCATGGATCTGGCCAGCACGATGAATCCGGCCGCGCTGAGCCGCGCGCACGAGTTCGCGCTGCTGCATGCCGCCGTTGCCGGTGGTGTGCTGGCGCCGCAACCGCGCTGGTGCGACCCCGATGGCGCGGCGTTGGGGCGCAGTGGCTTCCTGATGGACTACGTGGCGGGCGAGTCGATCGGGCCACGCGTGCTGCGCCGGCCCGATCTGGCGGCAGCGCGCGCGCGACTGGCCGGGCAGATGGCCACACAGCTCGCGCGCATCCACACGCTCGACACCGCCACGCTTGCGTTCCTGCCGCGCCCGCCGGCCGGGCATTCACCGGCCCGCCACGCGCTCGATGGCGTACGCATGCTGCTGGCCGCGATCGGCTATACCAGCCCGGCGCTCGAATTCGGCCTGCGCTGGCTCGAGCAGCACGCCCCGGCATGCCCCCGCCCAAGCCTGGTGCATGGCGATTTTCGGGTCGGCAACCTGCTGGTCGGTCCCGACGGCCTGCGTGCGGTGATCGATTGGGAGTTCGCGCATATCGGCGACCCGCTCGAAGACCTGGCCTGGCCGTGCGTGCGCGACTGGCGCTTCGGCAACGATGCCCTGCCGGTCGGCGGGGTTGGCGAGCTAGCGCCATTTCTGGCCGCGTACGAAGCCGCATCCGGCCGCACGGTCGATCGTAGAGCGCTGCGCTACTGGGAGATCCTGGGCAACCTGCGCTGGGCGGCTACCTGCCATAGCCAGGCGCACCGCCACCTCTCGGGCGCCGACCCGAGCGTTGAGTACGTGAGCCTGGGCCGCCGCGCCGCCGAGATCGAGCTGGAGTTTCTGACGCTGATCGAGGCGAAGCAGGATTTTTAA